From Pedobacter sp. MC2016-14:
GCTTGTACTATTTTTATCAGAAAATTATTTTTCCCGCTAGCATGCTGTCGGCACTTTTATCCTTTCTATTGCTATATAATGAAAGTTTTCTTAAAGGGATTGGCATTTCATTGGCTTTTTTAATACCTGTTTGCCATTACCTGGTTTATGAAATTAGCTATCCCCAGGAATATTACTTCTATTACAACCTTGGCTTTAGCAGGTTAAATCTATGGATCTATACGGCCATTATGAGCTTAGTGATGGTTTTTATTTTTTCCATGGTATGAATGAACTAAATGTAGACAGTGTAAGGAAAGAAATTGATGGCAGACAAATTCTGAATGATATCTTTATCTCTTGCAGCCCCGGCCAAATAGTAGGCCTTTTAGGAAGAAATGGCTCAGGAAAATCAACGTTATTAAAAATTATCTTCGGCTCGTTAGCTGCTGACAATAAATTCATACGCATTGATGGTAAAAAAATAAACTCCATTTCTGATCATAAAGGATTTCTCGGCTACCTGCCCCAAGATAGCTTTTTACCTGATCATATTAAAATTAAAAACATCATAGCATGCTCCTGTAGTAAAGAACATGCAGATGTAATTATGGATTATGATCTAATTAAACCTATACTGCAACAAAAACCGAAGCAACTATCTGGTGGAGAAAGAAGGGTATTAGAAATTTTACTGATGATCCACTCTA
This genomic window contains:
- a CDS encoding ATP-binding cassette domain-containing protein, with protein sequence MDLYGHYELSDGFYFFHGMNELNVDSVRKEIDGRQILNDIFISCSPGQIVGLLGRNGSGKSTLLKIIFGSLAADNKFIRIDGKKINSISDHKGFLGYLPQDSFLPDHIKIKNIIACSCSKEHADVIMDYDLIKPILQQKPKQLSGGERRVLEILLMIHSNAKYLLFDEPFNGISPIYVELIQEIIKKHSVRKGFIITDHDYRNVLAISSKVILLDNGNTKLIKNFSQLIDLGYLPPNRDYSHEHIQHPYSTGEKPD